A genomic segment from Leptospira fainei serovar Hurstbridge str. BUT 6 encodes:
- a CDS encoding nuclear transport factor 2-like protein has translation MPTLETLERFIALVEQNRHDQAIEEFYTENSSMQENQSKPRVGRDLHVANERIVLARAESISSKCVRPVFVNGDKVVIRWIFDFEWKDQTMTHMEELAYQRWEGERIAEEVFFYDPTQRQPKKKKTSD, from the coding sequence ATGCCTACACTTGAAACTTTAGAACGTTTTATCGCACTGGTTGAACAAAATCGGCATGATCAAGCGATAGAAGAATTTTATACTGAAAATTCGTCAATGCAGGAAAACCAATCCAAACCGCGCGTCGGAAGGGATCTGCATGTCGCGAATGAGAGGATCGTCTTAGCAAGAGCCGAATCGATATCGTCAAAATGCGTTCGTCCTGTTTTTGTGAACGGGGATAAGGTTGTAATTCGCTGGATTTTTGATTTTGAGTGGAAAGACCAGACAATGACGCATATGGAGGAACTCGCTTATCAACGTTGGGAAGGCGAACGCATTGCAGAAGAGGTTTTCTTTTATGACCCGACGCAGCGCCAACCGAAAAAAAAGAAAACATCCGACTAA
- a CDS encoding DoxX family protein yields the protein MESQTVSKGHLWTGRVLSGLSIAFLLFDGVMKFFLESMPKEAMEAAAKLDYPMSLMPGIGTTLLICTLLYAIPRTAILGAILLTGYLGGAVASHVRVLNPWMSHILFPVYLGILIWGGLYLRFPKLRDFIPLQK from the coding sequence ATGGAATCTCAAACTGTTTCGAAAGGGCATTTATGGACCGGTCGAGTACTAAGCGGTTTATCTATCGCCTTTCTTTTATTCGACGGTGTTATGAAATTTTTTCTTGAGAGTATGCCCAAGGAAGCGATGGAGGCCGCGGCCAAGCTCGATTATCCGATGAGTTTAATGCCCGGGATAGGAACAACTTTGTTAATCTGCACCTTGTTATATGCGATTCCCAGAACCGCAATTCTTGGTGCGATTCTCTTAACCGGCTACCTTGGCGGTGCAGTTGCCTCCCATGTTCGCGTCTTAAATCCCTGGATGAGTCATATATTGTTTCCCGTTTATCTCGGTATTCTAATATGGGGCGGGCTCTATCTTAGATTCCCGAAACTGCGGGATTTCATTCCCTTGCAAAAATGA
- a CDS encoding CPBP family intramembrane glutamic endopeptidase → MMVKPFHRKIFVILLVAATFGLISIIPYSLELQSGALKQTQLSMPLPLLATIQIITQVLLFGIIIAIGLYFANRTGLDLPILEAYFKGESIRNKILSIVPISCILGVVASLLIAMLDAYLFQPALKIELGDRASSLINTGVAKPAAWKGLFASFYGSINEEILLRLFLMSFLVWCGRFLSKTAEIKPTAVVLWTANILTAIIFGLGHLPATSMILPLTPLVILRAAALNGLAGIAFGYLFATRGLESAMLSHFICDLVLHVVLVP, encoded by the coding sequence ATGATGGTCAAACCTTTCCACAGGAAAATTTTTGTCATTCTTCTCGTAGCTGCGACTTTTGGCTTGATCTCTATTATTCCCTACTCTCTCGAGCTTCAATCAGGTGCGCTGAAACAAACTCAACTTTCAATGCCGCTCCCTCTATTGGCGACAATCCAGATCATCACCCAGGTTTTGTTATTCGGAATAATAATTGCGATAGGACTTTATTTCGCAAATCGGACCGGTCTCGATCTACCGATTCTGGAAGCTTATTTTAAAGGAGAATCTATCAGGAATAAAATTCTTTCGATCGTGCCCATTAGCTGTATTCTCGGCGTGGTCGCTTCCCTGCTAATCGCGATGCTTGATGCCTATCTGTTTCAGCCTGCGCTCAAAATCGAACTAGGAGACAGGGCCTCTTCGCTTATTAATACCGGGGTAGCAAAGCCAGCGGCTTGGAAAGGTTTATTCGCTTCCTTTTACGGAAGCATCAACGAAGAAATCTTATTGCGATTATTCTTGATGTCCTTCTTGGTTTGGTGTGGACGTTTTTTAAGCAAGACCGCCGAGATCAAGCCGACAGCGGTCGTTCTCTGGACGGCTAATATCCTGACTGCGATCATTTTTGGCCTGGGACATTTGCCGGCTACATCGATGATCCTACCATTGACACCATTGGTGATTCTTCGAGCCGCCGCGCTAAATGGTTTGGCGGGAATCGCGTTCGGTTATCTCTTTGCCACGCGAGGATTAGAATCCGCAATGTTATCTCATTTCATTTGCGATTTAGTCTTGCACGTCGTATTGGTACCGTAA
- a CDS encoding GNAT family N-acetyltransferase: protein MERIRVEKLTDQDVDKFIELIRVFETVFEMKNFKLPDKSHLRHLLKDENFFVFVALFEEKVMGGLTAYTLNQYYSRLPLVYIYDLAILTEFQRQGIGKLLISKTTDYCKEIGMEEVFVQADLEDTYAVDFYRSTGAIAENVIHFYYPLNKNVS, encoded by the coding sequence ATGGAAAGAATTAGAGTAGAAAAATTAACGGATCAGGATGTTGACAAATTCATCGAGCTTATCCGCGTTTTTGAAACCGTATTTGAAATGAAAAATTTCAAATTGCCCGACAAAAGTCATCTTCGGCATTTATTGAAGGACGAGAATTTCTTCGTTTTTGTGGCTCTGTTTGAGGAAAAAGTGATGGGTGGTTTGACGGCTTATACTTTAAATCAATACTATTCTCGATTGCCGTTAGTTTATATTTACGATCTCGCAATCTTGACGGAATTTCAACGACAAGGAATTGGAAAATTATTGATTTCAAAGACTACGGACTACTGCAAAGAAATCGGAATGGAAGAAGTTTTTGTTCAAGCGGATTTGGAAGATACTTACGCGGTCGATTTTTATCGATCGACGGGCGCTATTGCGGAAAATGTAATCCATTTTTATTATCCATTGAACAAGAATGTATCATAA